In Oncorhynchus kisutch isolate 150728-3 unplaced genomic scaffold, Okis_V2 scaffold3135, whole genome shotgun sequence, the following are encoded in one genomic region:
- the LOC116371364 gene encoding major histocompatibility complex class I-related gene protein-like — protein MGKLSVFLFVLSFYTIVNAGSGSHSLWALATYINGETPFPEFTVVVMLDDVQVTYYDSNDKQSVYRGQHITDKTEDDDAQDEAYIFGDMYQSMKDRSVELKHHLNLTEGVQVQQRLTGCEMLDNGEPALAMFKNIFNGISEDYALYYNTTHFTYDAGKLLLGWDGIMQTLMKTKFKNFYLPICIKNLKRFLKREKNVVMRKVPPRLRLIKKEVSGGFQVSCLAFGFYPRHINMTLLRDGQPVAEQELTGGEVLPSGDGTYQLRKSLEVSTEELKKRHNYTCIAFHLSLDNKLDVSWESGAERFHLSTPSVLLVMLLIVILLGIFICVKRRWSNTASQSKLANIDATVSEEMILSSDSET, from the exons ATGGGCaaactgtctgtctttctgtttgttCTGTCATTTTACACCATTGTCAACGCAG GTTCAGGATCACATTCTCTGTGGGCACTTGCAACATATATCAACGGAGAGACGCCTTTCCCTGAGTTTACGGTTGTGGTGATGTTGGATGATGTTCAAGTGACTTACTATGACTCCAACGATAAACAGTCTGTCTACAGGGGACAACATATCACAGACAAAACTGAGGATGATGACGCTCAGGATGAAGCTTATATATTTGGAGATATGTACCAAAGCATGAAAGACAGATCAGTTGAACTAAAGCACCACTTGAATCTCACGGAAGGTGTTCAAGTTCAGCAAAGATTGACTGGTTGTGAGATGTTGGACAATGGTGAACCGGCCTTGGCCATGTTTAAGAACATTTTCAATGGCATTTCTGAAGATTATGCTTTGTATTACAACACGACACATTTTACATACGATGCTGGTAAACTACTTCTAGGATGGGATGGGATAATGCAAACATTAATGAAGACAAAATTTAAGAATTTTTACCTTCCCATTTGCATCAAAAACCTGAAGAGATtcctgaagagagagaagaacgtTGTGATGCGTAAAGTTCCTCCCAGACTCAGGTTGATAAAGAAAGAGGTTTCTGGAGGGTTCCAGGTGAGCTGCCTGGCGTTTGGTTTCTACCCCCGCCACATCAACATGACCCTGCTGAGAGACGGCCAGCCAGTGGCAGAACAGGAGCTGACAGGGGGGGAGGTGCTGCCTAGTGGAGATGGGACCTACCAGCTGAGGAAGAGTCTGGAGGTCAGTACTGAGGAGCTAAAGAAGAGACACAACTACACCTGTATTGCCTTTCACCTCAGTCTGGACAACAAGCTGGATGTCAGTTGGGAGTCTGGGGCAGAGAGATTTCACCTATCCACCCCCTCAGTTCTACTGGTGATGCTGCTGATTGTTATTCTATTGGGCATTTTCATTTGTGTTAAAAGGAGGTGGAGTAACACTGCCTCACAGTCTAAACTTGCCAACATTGATGCAACAGTGTCAGAGGAAATGATCCTGTCTTCAGATTCTGAGACCTGA